Proteins co-encoded in one Acidiferrobacteraceae bacterium genomic window:
- the pyk gene encoding pyruvate kinase: MLRRTKIVATLGPATDDPKVLDKLIEASVDVVRLNFSHGTSDMHRQRADAARERAAAHGRQIGVMADLQGPKIRVGKFKKGKVSLKEGDTFVLDASYSLDDGTSERVGVTYAPLAQDVDRGNTLLLDDGRIVLWVEQVEGPQVICRVTVGGELSDNKGINRQGGGLSASALTDKDKEDIKTAADIEADYVAVSFCRSADDINEARELLRAAGGHGGIVAKIERAEAVDNFEEIVRVADVIMVARGDLGVELGDAALPPIQKRLIKIARDMNRVVITATQMMESMIENAIPTRAEVSDVANAVIDGTDAVMLSAETAAGKHPIAAVSAMDRVCKVAEQTREVTRSEHRLDIKFGRIDEAIAMASMYSANHLPVRAIASLTESGSTALWMSRISSGVPIYAMTPHVSTRRKVTLYRGVYPVNFVNPSDNPEEVLNEAVDELRRRSAVRDGDIVILTIGEPLAKPGGTNTMKIVRVGELIPD; this comes from the coding sequence ATGCTGCGCAGAACCAAAATTGTTGCCACTCTCGGTCCCGCGACCGATGACCCCAAGGTGCTGGACAAGCTGATCGAGGCATCGGTGGATGTCGTGCGGCTGAATTTCTCCCATGGAACTTCGGATATGCATCGACAAAGGGCGGATGCGGCGCGCGAGCGTGCCGCGGCGCACGGGCGCCAGATCGGCGTGATGGCCGATCTGCAGGGCCCCAAGATACGTGTCGGCAAGTTCAAGAAGGGCAAGGTAAGCCTGAAAGAAGGCGACACCTTTGTCCTGGACGCATCGTATTCCCTGGACGACGGCACATCTGAGCGGGTGGGAGTGACCTATGCCCCGCTGGCCCAGGATGTGGATCGGGGCAACACCCTGCTGCTGGACGATGGACGAATTGTTCTCTGGGTTGAACAGGTTGAAGGTCCCCAGGTCATCTGCCGGGTCACCGTTGGCGGTGAGTTGTCCGACAACAAGGGAATTAACCGCCAGGGCGGCGGGCTGTCGGCGAGCGCGCTTACCGACAAGGACAAGGAAGACATAAAAACCGCCGCGGACATCGAGGCGGACTACGTCGCGGTTTCCTTTTGCCGCAGCGCGGACGATATCAATGAGGCGCGTGAACTTCTTCGCGCGGCCGGTGGCCATGGCGGCATCGTCGCCAAGATCGAAAGGGCGGAGGCGGTGGACAATTTCGAGGAAATTGTTCGCGTCGCCGACGTAATCATGGTCGCCCGTGGTGACCTCGGGGTTGAGTTGGGGGACGCCGCGCTACCGCCGATCCAGAAACGCCTGATCAAGATCGCGCGCGACATGAATCGTGTCGTGATCACGGCGACGCAGATGATGGAATCCATGATCGAGAACGCGATTCCGACGCGTGCCGAAGTCTCGGACGTGGCCAATGCCGTCATCGATGGCACCGACGCGGTCATGCTTTCCGCCGAAACCGCCGCTGGCAAGCATCCTATCGCCGCGGTATCGGCCATGGATCGTGTGTGCAAGGTCGCGGAGCAGACCCGTGAGGTGACACGCTCGGAGCATCGACTGGATATCAAGTTCGGTCGTATCGACGAGGCCATCGCAATGGCCAGCATGTATTCGGCCAACCATTTGCCGGTTCGTGCAATTGCATCGCTGACGGAATCGGGTTCGACCGCGCTGTGGATGTCGCGCATCAGTTCCGGCGTGCCCATTTACGCCATGACGCCCCATGTGTCGACCCGGCGCAAGGTGACCCTGTATCGCGGCGTCTATCCGGTCAATTTCGTGAATCCCTCGGACAATCCGGAGGAAGTGCTGAATGAAGCCGTGGACGAACTGCGTCGCCGGTCGGCTGTGCGCGACGGCGATATCGTGATTCTGACTATTGGTGAACCGCTGGCCAAACCGGGCGGCACCAATACCATGAAGATCGTCCGGGTTGGTGAGTTGATCCCGGACTAG
- a CDS encoding LysR family transcriptional regulator, translating to MKNLTLRQLRVFDAVARHLSYTRAAQELFLSQPAVSMQIKQLEENVGLPLFEQLGRRVYLTEAGRELFAYSHSIAQQLDEAEAVMEELKGVRRGKLKVSVASTANYFATRLLAAFAKEHEGVTVSLDVTNRRGLLNQLAANETDLVIMGRPPADLNLVTEAFMDNPLVVIAPAGHPLVGRKDIPVSRLQEETFVVRER from the coding sequence GTGAAAAATCTTACCCTTCGCCAGTTACGCGTATTTGACGCCGTCGCCCGCCACCTGAGCTACACCAGGGCGGCCCAGGAGCTGTTCCTCAGCCAACCGGCAGTTTCCATGCAAATCAAGCAGTTGGAAGAAAATGTAGGCCTGCCCTTGTTTGAGCAGCTGGGAAGGCGCGTGTACCTGACCGAGGCTGGGCGGGAGCTGTTCGCCTACAGCCACTCCATTGCCCAGCAGCTGGACGAGGCGGAGGCGGTAATGGAGGAACTCAAGGGCGTGCGACGGGGAAAGCTCAAGGTATCCGTGGCGAGCACGGCCAACTACTTCGCCACGCGCCTGCTGGCCGCCTTCGCCAAGGAGCATGAGGGCGTGACCGTCAGCCTGGACGTGACCAACCGCCGCGGCCTGCTCAACCAACTGGCAGCAAACGAGACCGATCTCGTGATCATGGGTCGCCCGCCGGCGGACCTGAACCTGGTCACGGAGGCGTTCATGGACAATCCCCTGGTGGTGATCGCCCCCGCCGGCCACCCCCTGGTCGGCCGCAAGGACATTCCCGTTTCGCGCCTGCAGGAAGAGACCTTCGTGGTCCGCGAGCG
- a CDS encoding phosphoglycerate kinase, with the protein MSVIKMSDLDLAGKRVLIRQDLNVPIKDGQVSSDKRIRASLPTIEQCVKAGAKVMIMSHLGRPTEGEYDEQFSLRPVAERLSSLLGQKVSLVRDWLDGVGEMKDGDVVLCENVRFNKGEKKDDDELSKRMAALCDIYVMDAFGTAHRAQASTHGVAKYAPVACAGPLLAAELDALGKALDSPARPMVAIVGGSKVSTKLTVLDSLSKVVDQLIVGGGIANTFIAAAGFNVGKSLYEADLVDEAKRLMEAARAKGGEIPVPVDVVCGKEFSENAAAETKKVEEVTDDDMIFDVGPETAKMYAEILKKAGTIVWNGPVGVFEFDQFGEGTKTLGLAIAESSAFSIAGGGDTLAAVDKYGIADKVSYISTGGGAFLEFLEGKKLPAVAMLEERAG; encoded by the coding sequence ATGTCTGTCATCAAGATGTCCGATCTTGATCTGGCCGGGAAGCGCGTGTTGATTCGGCAGGACCTGAACGTTCCGATCAAGGATGGCCAGGTCTCCAGCGACAAGCGGATTCGCGCCAGCCTTCCGACCATCGAGCAATGTGTGAAGGCCGGGGCCAAGGTCATGATCATGTCTCACCTGGGTCGCCCGACCGAAGGCGAGTACGACGAACAGTTTTCCCTGCGCCCGGTCGCCGAGCGCCTTTCCAGTCTGCTTGGCCAGAAAGTCAGCCTGGTGCGCGACTGGCTGGATGGCGTCGGAGAAATGAAAGATGGCGACGTCGTTCTGTGCGAGAACGTGCGCTTCAACAAGGGTGAAAAGAAGGACGACGACGAGCTTTCGAAACGGATGGCCGCCCTGTGCGACATATACGTGATGGACGCCTTCGGGACCGCCCATCGCGCCCAGGCGTCCACCCATGGGGTGGCCAAGTATGCACCTGTGGCCTGTGCCGGTCCGCTGTTGGCGGCGGAGCTTGACGCCCTGGGCAAGGCCCTGGACAGCCCGGCGCGCCCGATGGTGGCCATCGTCGGTGGCTCCAAGGTGTCGACCAAGCTTACGGTACTGGATTCCCTGTCCAAGGTGGTTGATCAGTTGATCGTCGGCGGCGGCATCGCCAACACCTTCATCGCGGCCGCGGGTTTCAATGTCGGCAAGTCGCTGTACGAGGCCGATCTGGTAGACGAGGCGAAGCGCCTGATGGAAGCGGCCAGGGCCAAGGGCGGCGAGATTCCGGTGCCGGTGGATGTGGTCTGCGGCAAGGAGTTTTCCGAGAATGCAGCGGCCGAAACCAAGAAGGTGGAGGAAGTTACCGACGACGACATGATCTTCGATGTCGGTCCGGAAACCGCGAAGATGTACGCCGAGATTCTGAAAAAGGCCGGAACCATCGTCTGGAACGGACCGGTTGGAGTATTTGAATTCGACCAGTTCGGCGAAGGCACGAAGACCCTGGGGCTGGCGATCGCCGAGAGCAGTGCGTTCTCGATCGCCGGTGGTGGGGACACCCTGGCCGCGGTCGACAAGTACGGAATCGCCGACAAGGTCTCCTATATTTCCACTGGTGGCGGCGCCTTCCTCGAGTTTCTCGAAGGGAAGAAGTTGCCTGCGGTGGCAATGCTGGAAGAACGGGCGGGATAG
- a CDS encoding CbbQ/NirQ/NorQ/GpvN family protein: MSKADTQQYIVKEEPYYREVANEIELYEAAYNARMPMMLKGPTGCGKSRFVEYMAWKLKRPLITVACNEDMTASDLVGRFLLDKEGTKWQDGPLTTAARIGAICYLDEVVEARQDTTVVIHPLTDHRRNLPLDKKGELIQAHEDFQLVISYNPGYQSLMKDLKQSTKQRFGALDFEYPEAELEAEIVAREGGVDSETAGKLVQIAHRARNLKGHGLDEGISTRLLVYAGQLISKGIEPEVACSMTMVTPLTDDPDMRDTLNAAVQTFFG, from the coding sequence ATGAGTAAAGCGGATACCCAGCAGTACATCGTCAAGGAAGAGCCGTACTATCGCGAAGTAGCCAACGAGATCGAGCTGTACGAAGCGGCCTACAACGCCCGCATGCCGATGATGCTCAAGGGACCCACCGGCTGCGGCAAGTCACGCTTTGTCGAGTACATGGCATGGAAGCTCAAGCGTCCACTGATCACGGTGGCCTGTAACGAGGACATGACCGCATCCGATCTGGTAGGCCGATTCCTGCTCGATAAGGAAGGGACCAAGTGGCAGGACGGCCCCTTGACCACGGCCGCGCGCATCGGCGCGATCTGTTACCTCGATGAGGTCGTCGAGGCGCGTCAGGATACGACCGTGGTGATCCACCCGCTGACCGACCATCGCCGGAATCTGCCCCTGGACAAGAAGGGTGAGTTGATTCAGGCGCACGAGGATTTCCAGCTCGTAATCTCGTACAACCCGGGTTACCAGAGCCTAATGAAGGATCTGAAACAGTCCACCAAGCAACGTTTCGGTGCACTGGATTTCGAGTATCCGGAAGCGGAACTGGAAGCGGAAATCGTTGCTCGCGAAGGTGGAGTTGATTCCGAAACCGCTGGCAAGCTGGTACAGATCGCCCACCGGGCCCGCAACCTCAAGGGTCACGGCCTGGACGAAGGTATTTCCACGCGTCTTCTGGTATACGCCGGCCAGCTCATCAGCAAGGGCATCGAACCGGAGGTCGCCTGCAGCATGACCATGGTCACGCCTTTGACGGACGATCCGGATATGCGCGACACCCTGAATGCCGCGGTCCAGACCTTCTTCGGCTAG
- the fba gene encoding fructose-bisphosphate aldolase class II (catalyzes the reversible aldol condensation of dihydroxyacetonephosphate and glyceraldehyde 3-phosphate in the Calvin cycle, glycolysis, and/or gluconeogenesis), with protein sequence MALISLRQLLDHAAEYAYGVPAFNVNNMEQMRAIMEAADETDSPVIVQASAGARKYAGAPFLRHLILAAIEEWPHIPVVMHQDHGASPAVCQRSIQLGFSSVMMDGSLMEDMKTPSSYEYNVDVTKTVVDMAHACGVSVEGELGCLGSLETGMAGEEDGSGAEGKLDESQLLTDPEQAADFVKKTGVDALAIAIGTSHGAYKFTRPPTGDILAIDRIKEIHARIPNTHLVMHGSSSVPQEWLKIINEFGGDMGETYGVPVEEIAEGIKNGVRKVNIDTDLRMASTGAVRKFLAENKKEFDPRKWLIASTNAMRDICKARYEAFGTAGNASKIKAMSLEAMVGRYQSGELEPKVK encoded by the coding sequence ATGGCTCTTATCTCGCTGCGCCAACTGCTGGACCACGCCGCCGAATACGCTTATGGCGTGCCGGCGTTCAACGTCAACAACATGGAACAGATGCGCGCCATCATGGAGGCCGCGGATGAAACCGACAGCCCGGTGATCGTGCAGGCCTCTGCCGGTGCCCGCAAGTACGCCGGCGCCCCGTTCCTGCGCCACCTGATTCTGGCGGCGATCGAGGAATGGCCGCACATCCCGGTGGTCATGCATCAGGATCACGGTGCCAGCCCGGCCGTGTGCCAGCGTTCCATCCAGCTCGGCTTTTCCTCTGTCATGATGGACGGGTCGCTGATGGAAGACATGAAGACCCCGTCCAGCTACGAGTACAACGTGGACGTGACCAAGACCGTGGTCGATATGGCCCACGCCTGCGGCGTATCCGTGGAAGGCGAGCTTGGCTGTCTCGGTTCGCTCGAGACCGGTATGGCGGGCGAGGAAGACGGTTCCGGCGCCGAGGGCAAACTGGATGAGTCTCAACTCCTGACCGATCCGGAGCAGGCCGCAGACTTCGTGAAGAAGACCGGCGTGGACGCCCTGGCTATTGCCATCGGCACCAGTCACGGTGCGTACAAGTTCACCCGTCCACCGACAGGAGACATTCTGGCCATCGACCGCATCAAGGAGATCCATGCGCGCATCCCCAACACCCATCTGGTGATGCACGGCTCCAGCTCGGTTCCGCAGGAATGGCTCAAGATCATCAATGAGTTTGGCGGTGACATGGGCGAGACCTATGGCGTGCCGGTGGAAGAGATCGCCGAGGGCATCAAGAACGGCGTGCGCAAGGTCAACATCGATACCGATCTGCGCATGGCCAGTACCGGTGCGGTTCGCAAGTTCCTCGCGGAGAACAAGAAGGAGTTCGATCCGCGCAAGTGGCTGATCGCTTCGACCAATGCCATGCGCGATATTTGTAAGGCGCGTTACGAAGCCTTCGGGACCGCGGGCAACGCCAGCAAGATCAAGGCAATGTCCCTCGAAGCCATGGTTGGTCGTTACCAGAGCGGCGAACTGGAGCCCAAGGTCAAGTAA
- a CDS encoding ribulose bisphosphate carboxylase small subunit, with protein MAEMQDYKSSLSDVDSRKFETFSYLPEMDKDKIHKQVEYIVSKGWNPAIEHTEPENAFSHYWYMWKLPMFGETDVDKILAEADACHKAHPNNHVRLVGYDNYAQSQGAAMVIYRGKAV; from the coding sequence ATGGCAGAAATGCAGGACTACAAATCGAGCCTGAGTGATGTCGATAGCCGCAAGTTCGAGACCTTCTCCTACTTGCCGGAGATGGACAAGGACAAGATCCACAAGCAGGTGGAATACATCGTGAGCAAGGGCTGGAACCCGGCCATCGAGCACACCGAGCCGGAAAATGCCTTCAGCCATTACTGGTACATGTGGAAGCTGCCCATGTTCGGCGAAACCGACGTGGACAAGATCCTGGCCGAGGCGGATGCCTGTCACAAGGCCCATCCGAACAACCATGTGCGCCTGGTGGGCTACGACAACTACGCCCAGTCGCAGGGTGCGGCCATGGTGATCTACCGCGGCAAAGCGGTCTAA
- the gap gene encoding type I glyceraldehyde-3-phosphate dehydrogenase, protein MAIKVGINGFGRIGRMAFRAIANEFPDIEVVGINDLLDPDYLAYMLKYDSVHGRFPGEVSVEGNNMIVNGKKIRLTAERDPANLKWGDVGAEIVIESTGFFLTEETCQKHIEAGAKKVVQSAPSKDATPMFVYGVNHEDYAGQAIVSAASCTTNCLAPVAKVLHDNWGIKRGLMTTVHAATATQKTVDGPSQKDWRGGRGILENIIPSSTGAAKAVGKVLPSLNGKLTGMAFRIPSSDVSVVDLTCELEKPAKYEDICAAMKKASESGDISKTLGYTDEKVVSTDFRGVGFSSIFDAEAGIQLDDTFVKVVSWYDNEYGYTCNMLRFLQHVAK, encoded by the coding sequence ATGGCAATTAAAGTCGGTATTAACGGATTCGGTCGAATCGGCCGCATGGCGTTTCGCGCCATCGCGAATGAGTTTCCCGATATCGAAGTGGTCGGCATCAATGACCTGTTGGATCCGGACTACCTGGCCTATATGCTGAAGTACGATTCGGTACACGGCCGCTTCCCGGGCGAAGTCTCGGTCGAAGGCAACAACATGATCGTCAACGGCAAGAAGATCCGTCTGACCGCCGAACGCGATCCTGCAAACCTGAAGTGGGGCGACGTCGGTGCCGAGATTGTCATCGAGTCCACCGGCTTCTTCCTGACCGAGGAAACCTGTCAGAAACACATTGAGGCCGGTGCCAAGAAGGTGGTTCAGAGTGCGCCTTCCAAGGACGCCACACCGATGTTCGTCTATGGCGTGAACCACGAAGACTATGCGGGACAGGCCATCGTTTCGGCGGCTTCCTGCACCACCAACTGCCTGGCGCCCGTGGCCAAGGTGCTGCACGACAACTGGGGCATCAAGCGTGGCCTGATGACCACGGTCCATGCCGCCACCGCAACCCAGAAGACCGTTGACGGCCCGTCGCAGAAGGACTGGCGCGGCGGCCGCGGTATCCTGGAGAACATCATTCCGTCGTCCACCGGTGCCGCCAAGGCCGTGGGCAAGGTGCTGCCTTCCCTCAATGGCAAGCTGACCGGCATGGCCTTCCGCATCCCGTCTTCCGATGTTTCCGTGGTTGACCTGACCTGCGAACTGGAGAAGCCGGCCAAGTATGAAGACATTTGCGCGGCCATGAAGAAGGCCTCCGAGTCCGGCGATATCAGCAAGACCCTGGGCTACACGGATGAGAAGGTGGTTTCCACCGATTTCCGTGGCGTTGGCTTCTCGTCCATCTTCGATGCCGAGGCCGGCATCCAGCTCGACGATACCTTCGTCAAGGTCGTGTCCTGGTACGACAATGAGTACGGCTACACCTGCAATATGCTGCGCTTCCTGCAGCACGTCGCGAAGTAG
- a CDS encoding LysR substrate-binding domain-containing protein translates to ERFFHELGIELTTGMEMTSNEAIKQAVEAGLGLGIVSIHTLELELQSGRLAILDAQHFPIMRHWYVVHRKGKRLSAAAETFKRFLLVQTADQAGQVRAVVPARRSAS, encoded by the coding sequence GAACGGTTTTTCCACGAACTGGGCATCGAACTGACCACCGGCATGGAAATGACCAGCAACGAGGCCATCAAACAGGCGGTGGAGGCAGGCCTGGGTCTCGGGATCGTTTCCATCCACACCCTGGAACTGGAACTGCAGAGCGGTCGGCTCGCGATACTGGATGCCCAGCACTTCCCGATCATGCGCCACTGGTATGTGGTCCACCGAAAGGGCAAGCGGCTCTCCGCCGCGGCCGAGACATTCAAGCGCTTCCTGCTTGTTCAGACTGCGGATCAAGCGGGTCAGGTTCGGGCTGTCGTGCCCGCGCGCCGGTCCGCATCGTGA
- the tkt gene encoding transketolase — MSAKPEHATPGRRDLANAIRALSMDAVQKANSGHPGAPMGMADIAEVLWNDFLQHNPENPKWWNRDRFVLSNGHGSMLIYSLLHLTGYPLTIDDIKNFRQLHSKTPGHPEYGYTAGIETTTGPLGQGITNAVGMALAEKVLGGQFNRDGHHIIDHYTYCFLGDGCLMEGISHEACSFAGTMGLGKLIAFWDDNGISIDGHVDGWFTDDTAKRFEAYGWHVVRDVDGHDPDSVAKAIHEARSVNDRPSMICCKTVIGFGAPNLCGSHDCHGAALGEDEVAATRENLGWPYAPFEIPAEIYAGWDAKKKGGEAEAKWNEKFDAYKKAHPDLAAELERRMNGEFPANWEKDAAAYIKATAAKGESKATRQASQAAINGYAPLLPEMLGGSADLTGSNNTNWKGSVSISSTVTDGNYLHYGVREFGMTAMMNGMALHGGFIPYGGTFLVFSDYARNAVRMSALMKQRVINVYTHDSIGLGEDGPTHQPIEHVSSLRLIPNSSVWRPCDMVETAVAWKAALERKDGPTSLVLTRQGLPHQNRSDEQITNITRGGYVLRDTDGTPEAILIATGSEVGIAMEAAESLAGKGKKVRVVSMPSTDLFDKQDAAYRESVLPAAVTKRVAVEAGVTSYWAKYVGLEGRVVGIDRFGESAPAKDLFKEFGFTAENVAKTVEELL, encoded by the coding sequence ATGTCAGCGAAACCTGAACACGCAACGCCGGGTCGACGAGATCTTGCCAACGCCATCCGTGCCCTGAGCATGGACGCGGTGCAAAAAGCCAATTCGGGACACCCCGGCGCACCCATGGGCATGGCCGATATTGCCGAGGTCTTGTGGAACGATTTCCTGCAGCACAATCCGGAAAATCCGAAGTGGTGGAACCGTGACCGGTTCGTTCTTTCCAACGGTCACGGCTCGATGCTGATCTATTCCCTGCTGCATCTGACCGGCTATCCGCTGACCATCGACGATATCAAGAACTTCCGTCAGCTTCATTCCAAGACCCCGGGCCACCCGGAGTATGGCTACACCGCCGGCATCGAGACCACGACCGGTCCTCTGGGTCAGGGCATCACCAATGCCGTCGGCATGGCGCTGGCGGAGAAAGTGCTGGGCGGGCAGTTCAACCGCGACGGGCACCATATTATTGATCACTACACCTACTGCTTCCTCGGCGACGGCTGTCTGATGGAGGGCATCTCCCACGAGGCCTGCTCGTTTGCCGGTACCATGGGTCTGGGCAAGCTGATCGCTTTCTGGGACGACAACGGGATTTCCATTGACGGCCACGTGGACGGCTGGTTCACCGACGACACCGCCAAGCGTTTCGAGGCCTACGGCTGGCATGTGGTGCGCGACGTCGACGGCCACGACCCCGATTCCGTCGCCAAGGCCATCCATGAGGCCCGTTCGGTCAACGACAGGCCCAGCATGATCTGCTGCAAGACTGTGATCGGCTTTGGCGCCCCCAACCTGTGCGGTAGCCACGATTGTCACGGCGCGGCCCTGGGCGAGGACGAGGTTGCCGCCACCCGCGAGAACCTGGGGTGGCCCTATGCCCCGTTCGAGATCCCGGCCGAGATCTATGCCGGCTGGGACGCCAAGAAGAAGGGTGGCGAGGCCGAGGCCAAGTGGAATGAAAAATTCGACGCCTACAAGAAGGCCCACCCGGACCTGGCGGCCGAACTGGAGCGCCGCATGAATGGCGAGTTCCCGGCCAACTGGGAGAAGGATGCGGCTGCCTACATCAAGGCAACGGCGGCGAAGGGCGAATCCAAGGCCACGCGCCAGGCCTCGCAGGCGGCCATCAACGGCTACGCGCCGCTGCTGCCGGAAATGCTGGGCGGTTCCGCCGACCTGACCGGTTCGAACAACACCAACTGGAAGGGTTCGGTCTCGATCAGCAGCACGGTAACCGACGGCAACTACCTTCACTACGGTGTGCGCGAGTTCGGCATGACCGCCATGATGAACGGCATGGCCTTGCATGGCGGCTTCATCCCGTATGGCGGCACCTTCCTCGTGTTCTCGGACTATGCCCGCAACGCCGTGCGCATGTCGGCCCTGATGAAGCAGCGGGTGATCAACGTCTATACCCACGACTCCATCGGTCTGGGTGAGGACGGCCCCACCCATCAGCCGATCGAGCACGTAAGCTCCCTGCGCCTGATCCCGAACAGCTCGGTCTGGCGTCCGTGTGACATGGTGGAAACCGCGGTCGCGTGGAAGGCGGCACTGGAGCGCAAGGATGGTCCGACCTCGCTGGTCCTGACACGTCAGGGTCTTCCGCACCAGAATCGCTCGGATGAGCAGATTACCAACATCACCCGCGGCGGTTATGTCCTGCGCGATACCGACGGCACCCCGGAGGCGATCCTGATCGCCACCGGTTCCGAGGTCGGCATCGCCATGGAGGCGGCGGAGTCGCTCGCCGGCAAGGGCAAGAAGGTGCGCGTGGTGTCCATGCCGTCCACCGATCTGTTCGACAAGCAGGATGCCGCCTATCGCGAATCGGTTCTGCCGGCTGCCGTGACCAAACGTGTCGCCGTGGAAGCGGGCGTGACCAGCTACTGGGCCAAGTACGTTGGCCTCGAGGGTCGTGTTGTCGGTATCGATCGCTTCGGCGAGTCGGCTCCGGCCAAGGACCTGTTCAAGGAATTCGGCTTTACCGCGGAGAACGTCGCGAAGACCGTGGAAGAGCTTCTGTAA
- a CDS encoding form I ribulose bisphosphate carboxylase large subunit: MAVKSYSAGVKEYRETYWMPDYTPNETDLLAVFKITPQEGVPREEAAAAVAAESSTGTWTTVWTDLLTDLDYYKGRAYAIEDVPGDDTCFYAFIAYPIDLFEEGSVVNVFTSLVGNVFGFKAVRALRLEDVRFPIAYVMTCNGPPNGIQVERDKMNKYGRPLLGCTIKPKLGLSAKNYGRACYEGLRGGLDFTKDDENVNSQPFMRWNHRFDFVMEAIHKAEQETGERKGHYLNVTAPTPDEMFKRAEYAKELGAPIIMHDYITGGFCANTGLAQWCRDNGMLLHIHRAMHAVLDRNPHHGIHFRVLTKILRLSGGDHLHTGTVVGKLEGDRESTLGWIDLLREPYVKEDRSRGIFFDQDWGSMPGAFAVASGGIHVWHMPALVTIFGDNSVLQFGGGTLGHPWGNAAGAAANRVALEACVEARNEGRALEKEGKEILTEAAKSSPELKMAMETWKEIKFEFDTVDKLDVAHK, encoded by the coding sequence ATGGCAGTTAAGAGCTACAGCGCGGGCGTAAAAGAGTACCGCGAAACGTACTGGATGCCCGACTACACGCCGAACGAGACCGATCTCCTGGCCGTGTTCAAAATCACGCCGCAGGAAGGTGTGCCGCGTGAAGAAGCTGCCGCCGCCGTGGCCGCGGAAAGCTCCACCGGTACCTGGACCACCGTGTGGACCGATCTGCTGACTGACCTGGACTATTACAAGGGTCGCGCCTACGCCATCGAGGACGTACCGGGCGATGACACCTGCTTCTATGCCTTCATTGCCTACCCGATCGATCTGTTTGAAGAGGGTTCCGTGGTGAACGTGTTCACTTCCCTCGTGGGTAATGTATTCGGCTTCAAGGCCGTGCGCGCCCTGCGCCTGGAAGACGTGCGCTTTCCCATTGCTTATGTGATGACCTGCAATGGGCCACCGAACGGTATCCAGGTCGAACGCGACAAAATGAACAAGTACGGCCGTCCGCTGCTGGGTTGCACCATCAAGCCCAAGCTGGGTCTGTCGGCCAAGAACTATGGCCGCGCCTGCTACGAAGGTCTGCGTGGTGGTCTGGACTTCACCAAGGACGACGAGAACGTCAACAGCCAGCCCTTTATGCGCTGGAATCACCGTTTCGATTTCGTCATGGAAGCCATCCACAAGGCCGAGCAGGAGACCGGCGAGCGCAAGGGTCACTACCTGAACGTCACCGCGCCGACCCCGGACGAAATGTTCAAACGTGCCGAGTACGCCAAAGAGCTGGGCGCACCCATCATCATGCACGACTACATCACCGGCGGTTTCTGCGCCAACACCGGTCTGGCCCAATGGTGCCGTGACAACGGCATGCTGCTGCACATTCACCGCGCCATGCACGCCGTGCTCGATCGCAACCCGCACCACGGTATCCACTTCCGCGTGCTGACCAAGATCCTGCGCCTGTCCGGCGGCGATCACCTGCACACCGGCACCGTGGTCGGCAAGCTGGAAGGCGATCGCGAGTCCACTCTGGGCTGGATCGACCTGTTGCGCGAACCCTACGTCAAGGAAGACCGCAGCCGCGGTATCTTCTTCGACCAGGACTGGGGCTCTATGCCCGGCGCCTTCGCTGTCGCCTCCGGCGGTATCCATGTCTGGCACATGCCGGCACTGGTCACCATCTTCGGTGACAACTCGGTGCTGCAGTTCGGTGGCGGTACCCTGGGTCATCCCTGGGGCAATGCCGCCGGTGCCGCCGCCAACCGCGTCGCCCTGGAAGCCTGCGTGGAAGCACGCAACGAGGGTCGCGCGCTTGAGAAGGAAGGCAAGGAGATCCTTACCGAGGCCGCCAAGAGCAGCCCCGAGCTCAAGATGGCGATGGAGACCTGGAAGGAAATCAAGTTCGAGTTCGACACCGTCGACAAGCTGGACGTCGCCCATAAGTAA